In one window of Saccharomyces paradoxus chromosome VII, complete sequence DNA:
- the HEM2 gene encoding porphobilinogen synthase HEM2 (Aminolevulinate dehydratase~similar to YGL040C), translating into MHTAEFLETEPTEISSVLAGGYNHPLLRQWQSERQLTKNMLIFPLFISDNPDDFTEIDSLPNINRIGVHRLKDYLKPLVAKGLRSVILFGVPLIPGTKDPVGTAADDPAGPVIQGIKFIRESFPELYIICDVCLCEYTSHGHCGVLYDDGTINRELSVSRLAAVAVNYAKAGAHCVAPSDMIDGRIRDIKRGLINANLAHKTFVLSYAAKFSGNLYGPFRDAACSAPSDGDRKCYQLPPAGRGLARRALERDMSEGADGIIVKPSTFYLDIMRDASEICKDLPICAYHVSGEYAMLHAAAEKGVVDLKTIAFESHQGFLRAGARLIITYLAPEFLDWLDEEN; encoded by the coding sequence ATGCATACTGctgaatttttggaaacGGAACCAACAGAGATCTCATCTGTTCTAGCAGGTGGTTATAATCACCCACTGCTGAGACAGTGGCAAAGTGAGCGTCAACTGACTAAGAACATGTTGATTTTTCCACTATTCATATCCGATAATCCAGACGACTTTACCGAAATCGACTCCCTACCCAATATAAATAGAATTGGTGTTCATAGGCTAAAAGATTACTTAAAGCCATTAGTGGCCAAGGGTTTGCGTTCCGTGATCCTGTTCGGTGTGCCTTTGATCCCCGGTACCAAAGATCCAGTGGGTACAGCAGCTGACGATCCTGCAGGACCAGTTATTCAAGGTATTAAATTCATTCGTGAAAGTTTCCCTGAATTGTACATTATTTGCGATGTGTGTCTCTGTGAATACACTTCCCATGGCCATTGTGGCGTTCTGTACGATGACGGTACCATAAATAGAGAACTAAGTGTCTCTAGATTAGCTGCTGTGGCAGTTAACTACGCTAAGGCTGGTGCGCATTGCGTGGCCCCCAGTGATATGATCGATGGTAGAATTAGAGATATTAAAAGAGGCTTAATAAATGCAAATTTGGCTCACAAGACCTTTGTCTTATCCTATGCTGCTAAGTTTAGCGGTAACTTATATGGGCCCTTCCGTGATGCTGCTTGTTCAGCTCCTTCCGATGGTGATAGGAAATGTTACCAATTACCCCCTGCCGGTCGTGGTCTGGCACGTAGGGCATTGGAAAGAGATATGAGCGAAGGTGCCGATGGTATTATTGTTAAGCCTTCCACTTTCTACTTAGATATCATGAGGGATGCAAGTGAAATCTGTAAAGACTTGCCAATCTGTGCATATCATGTCTCAGGCGAATACGCAATGTTACACGCTGCGGCTGAAAAAGGTGTTGTTGATTTAAAAACAATTGCATTTGAATCTCACCAGGGTTTCTTAAGAGCAGGTGCCAGATTAATCATTACTTATTTGGCTCCTGAATTCTTGGACTGGttagatgaagaaaactaa